In bacterium, the DNA window GCCGGCGAGCTTGCGGGTCTGCACATGCAAGTTGCCGTCTGCCAGGCCGGTGCGCTGCTTGAGATCCGTGAAGGCCACCGGCTCGCCGGTGATGAGCGCGGCGACGATGCCCATCCGGGCGGCCGAGCTGAGCGTTTCGTCGAAGTCCGGCAAGGGCGCTGCTCCCCTCTCAGCTTCACGATCGAAAGTCTGCTCCGATCATCGACAGCCGTCAAGACTTTCTTGACGCCTTTTCCCCCCGGAGCTTCAATGCGTGAAGTAATGCCCGCTCTCGGCGCCCCCACTTGCGGCAGCGCCGCGCGCGCGGCATCTCTCCCTGGCCCGGCCCGGCCGGCCCCACGCGGAGGCAAGCCCGAATGTCGATGAAGCGCATCCTGATCGGCCTTGGCGGCCTGATCGTCCTGCTCCTGATCGCCGCTCCCCTCGTCATCAAGGCGATGTTCCCCGAGCCCAAGCTGCGGGCGCTGGTGCTGCCCAAGGCCGAGGCGGCGCTGGGCCGCTCGGTGGACTGCGGGCGCATCGGCCTGGGGCTCGGGCTGCGCGGCCTCACGCTGGAGCTGGAGCAC includes these proteins:
- a CDS encoding transcriptional regulator yields the protein MPDFDETLSSAARMGIVAALITGEPVAFTDLKQRTGLADGNLHVQTRKLAG